Proteins encoded together in one Salvelinus sp. IW2-2015 unplaced genomic scaffold, ASM291031v2 Un_scaffold5369, whole genome shotgun sequence window:
- the LOC112078181 gene encoding phosphatidylinositol 4-phosphate 5-kinase type-1 alpha-like encodes MASPEMPGSSQSMKKTIGHRGVETNTGETTYKKTTSSALKGAIQLGITHTVGSLSQKAERDVLMQDFVVVESIFFPRNEGYPAEIAKKLKISYNAVYYSPCGFHKQRQTGANQNRRRSGRPGDKLRQEEQVHVDVLV; translated from the exons ATGGCATCTCCAGAG atGCCTGGATCCAGTCAGAGTATGAAGAAGACCATTGGACACAGAGGAGTTGAGACGAACACTGGAGAGACCACCTATAAGAAG ACCACGTCGTCAGCCCTGAAAGGAGCAATTCAGCTGGGCATCACTCACACTGTGGGCAGCCTGAGTCAGAAGGCTGAGAGGGATGTTCTCATGCAGGACTTTGTGGTGGTCGAGAGCATCTTCTTCCCCAG aaatgaaggctatccagcagaaattgccaagaaactgaagatctcgtacaacgctgtgtactactcaccATGCGGTTTCCACAAACAGCgccaaactggcgctaaccagaatagaagaaggagtgggaggcccggtgacAAACTGAGGCAAGAAGAACAAGTACATGTAGACGTTCTTGTTTGA